In Eriocheir sinensis breed Jianghai 21 chromosome 23, ASM2467909v1, whole genome shotgun sequence, a single window of DNA contains:
- the LOC127002490 gene encoding uncharacterized protein LOC127002490, translating into MMLRFLTILLSLGSLLATTPIHLKPGALTAHIGEVFLIEDVLLVKYPYTSLTNTTDTIRIVSEKLLGMADAIRATKTRESKAPSSTNSLTLFQLLEDRILFLRGKVDEVNMDYSFHSVHSRVKRGLLNIVGSASKFLFGTATDEDVRDLRDHYAHVLSFAARNRRVINANCRKLAQLHTNIAVLLEQTNKMVEVINIVVKQIDQVNQFLLLDQALHVLENVITSVATANQQVISNVVDAAHGRVTPALFPLHDLRTTVQIGYQNYSLTPLFTPDMSQYFYPLIESSLTPDAIIIHVPFQTADVFEAHEIVPFPFSAKDSVLALDTSPSLVLIAKDFALYSTGSYSLLQYCKETVFGRFYCSASLFAFLPVRGGVCEIALTRVNASDALSLCPYKQLTPTPVFHKNFQGLHYFYFPQSFYVSVICPEGTTYQRVTGHYAIAEACYIRSTNITTYPSRIRLVFTANISHRVFPLRSLDDIHFSSISYVTNSLNSLSFANKTEFAATLEETLPDYLHLPYLYPGFFVPMFLMFVSLVVMCYLIRRNSVLHDYLVVQTRRLDAGRPLAR; encoded by the coding sequence atgatgttgcgttttctgaccatcttattgtccctcggctccctgcttgcaacaacacccatccacctgaagcctggtgccctcacggcacacataggagaggtcttcctcattgaagatgtgctcctcgtaaaatatccatatacttccttgaccaacaccacggacacaatcaggatagtctcagaaaaactactcggcatggcagacgccatccgggctaccaagactagggaatcaaaggctccttctagtaccaactctctgactctttttcaactactggaggataggattctgttcttacggggaaaagttgatgaggtaaacatggattatagttttcactcagttcactctcgggtaaagagggggttgctcaacatcgttgggtccgcctcaaagttccttttcggtacggctaccgacgaggacgttcgcgatttgcgggaccactacgctcatgtactttcctttgctgctcgaaatcgcagggtgatcaacgccaattgtaggaaacttgcgcaattgcatactaacattgcggtactgctagagcagaccaataagatggtagaggttatcaacatagttgtcaaacagatcgaccaggtgaatcagtttctcctcctagatcaggccttgcatgtattggaaaacgtcattacctccgtcgcaacggcaaatcagcaggttattagcaacgtggttgacgcagcgcacggtagagtcacacctgccttgttccctctacacgatttgagaacgactgtccagatcgggtatcaaaattatagcctgacgcctttattcaccccggacatgagtcaatatttttaccccttgattgagtccagcctcacccctgatgccataatcattcatgttccatttcagacggcggacgtgtttgaggcacacgaaattgtcccgttccctttttcggcaaaggacagtgtgttggccctggacacgtccccgtctcttgttctaatcgcgaaggatttcgctctgtattcaacgggtagctactcactcttgcagtattgcaaggagacggtcttcgggcgattctattgctctgcgtctctctttgccttccttccagttcggggtggggtatgcgagatcgccctcacccgcgtgaacgcgtctgacgctctttccctgtgcccttacaagcagctaacaccaacgcctgttttccataagaactttcagggtctgcattatttctatttccctcagtccttctatgtatcggtcatctgcccggagggtaccacttatcaacgggttactggtcactatgccatagcggaagcatgctatatccgctccactaacataacaacgtacccgtcccggattcgtctggttttcacggccaatatttcccatcgagtgtttcctctacggtctctcgatgacattcatttctccagcatctcgtatgtgactaattcccttaattcactgtctttcgcgaacaaaacagagtttgcggcaaccctggaggaaacgctgcctgattatttgcatctcccctacctgtaccctggattttttgtaccaatgtttctgatgttcgtcagtctcgtcgtcatgtgctaccttattaggagaaactctgtcctgcacgattatttggttgtgcagacgcggcgcctggatgcagggaggccactggcaaggtag